The following nucleotide sequence is from Hylaeus volcanicus isolate JK05 chromosome 3, UHH_iyHylVolc1.0_haploid, whole genome shotgun sequence.
AACTATTCTATACTGTGTTGCTGTTGCAAGCGCATATACCacgaaatgcataaaataaatttattgggtaagttttaataataagagatatatttatgtaccggaaaaaaaaatgatataatatttcttttctctgtttctttttaaaagttACCCAAAATGTATCTGCGGTATTTCGTACGACCACTCGCAATATTGCATCTCTTTCTATGCTACCAGAAACATATCAGATGCTTCACAAAACATGCAAGTACTAAcacttatatattttaatttgaaatcaatttgttcaattaacGTGTACAATATTAGCATTTTATATATACTGTAGTACATAGCATATAATAATTGCTATTGTAGAGATTTTGCAGAGCAAGAGTTGAAACCAATAGCAgcagaaattgataaaaaccATCTTTACCCcaaagaacaaataaaaaaaatgggagAACTAGGTTTAATGGGGATAACAGTCCCTGAAAATTTGGGTGGATCAGGATTAGATTACCTAGCATATGCCATTGCAATGGAAGAAATATCCAGAGGTTGTGCCAGTGCAGGTGTTATAATGAGCGTAAATAATTCTCTTTATCTAGGACCTTTAGAAAAGTTTGGTACTAAGGagcagaaagaaaaatatatcagtCCTTTTGTAACTGGTACAAAAGTTGGGTGTTTTGCTCTCAGTGAGCCTGGCAATGGTAGCGATGCAGGAGCTGCTTCAACCATTGCTAAGTTGGATGGAAGTAACTATGTACTTGATGGTACAAAATCATGGATAACAAATGGATATGAAGCAGAGGCATCTGTCGTATTTGCTACAAcagataaaagtaaaaagcaTAAAGGAATAAGTGCGTTTATAGTTGACAAGTCTACAGATGGTTTCTCTGTtggtaaaaaagaagataagTTGGGTATTCGTGGTAGCAGCACGTGTTCattgatatttgaaaattgcaaaataccGACTGAAAATTTGCTAGGAGAACCAGGAATGGGTTTTAAAATTGCAATGATGACTTTGGGTATGAAATAAGTACACATCTACACAAGTACAACATCCGGAAATGTAACATCTGTATTACTTGTAGATGCTGGTAGAATAGGCATTGCTTCTCAAGCTTTAGGCATAGCTCAGGCCTCTCTCGAGTGCGCGATTGATTACGCAGCGAATCGACAAGCGT
It contains:
- the LOC128874093 gene encoding short-chain specific acyl-CoA dehydrogenase, mitochondrial isoform X1, which gives rise to MHKINLLVTQNVSAVFRTTTRNIASLSMLPETYQMLHKTCKDFAEQELKPIAAEIDKNHLYPKEQIKKMGELGLMGITVPENLGGSGLDYLAYAIAMEEISRGCASAGVIMSVNNSLYLGPLEKFGTKEQKEKYISPFVTGTKVGCFALSEPGNGSDAGAASTIAKLDGSNYVLDGTKSWITNGYEAEASVVFATTDKSKKHKGISAFIVDKSTDGFSVGKKEDKLGIRGSSTCSLIFENCKIPTENLLGEPGMGFKIAMMTLDAGRIGIASQALGIAQASLECAIDYAANRQAFGKPIIKLQLIQQKIADMALRLESSRLLTWRAAAVKDSGKPYTKEAAMAKLSASETSTFCTHQCLQILGGMGYVSDMPAERHYRDARITEIYEGTSEIQRLVIAGSIIKEYSQ
- the LOC128874093 gene encoding short-chain specific acyl-CoA dehydrogenase, mitochondrial isoform X2; protein product: MGELGLMGITVPENLGGSGLDYLAYAIAMEEISRGCASAGVIMSVNNSLYLGPLEKFGTKEQKEKYISPFVTGTKVGCFALSEPGNGSDAGAASTIAKLDGSNYVLDGTKSWITNGYEAEASVVFATTDKSKKHKGISAFIVDKSTDGFSVGKKEDKLGIRGSSTCSLIFENCKIPTENLLGEPGMGFKIAMMTLDAGRIGIASQALGIAQASLECAIDYAANRQAFGKPIIKLQLIQQKIADMALRLESSRLLTWRAAAVKDSGKPYTKEAAMAKLSASETSTFCTHQCLQILGGMGYVSDMPAERHYRDARITEIYEGTSEIQRLVIAGSIIKEYSQ